A DNA window from Actinomadura coerulea contains the following coding sequences:
- a CDS encoding cytochrome P450 → MLKVDDINLTDWEFWRRPHDYRHEAFKALRWHAGLIRYEEPDIVIAPQGPGYYALTRHADVVEASRRPQDFCSGRGAISIPDMPGDMHEYFGSMISMDDPRHAKIRRIVSRAFSPRMIQRFEDRVEAVAGQIVENVAAGGGTGDFVADVAARLPLKIICDMMGIAEDQYRTVLDATNVILAGNDPEFIPTAEPEQMAMALLGAGETLRGLVEDLGRQRRANPTDDLTSALVNANLDGESLTDQELGSFFILLVVAGNETTRNAIAHGLDLFTRNPGQRALLTEDFDGRMPGAVEEIVRYVSPVIWMRRTATRDTVLNEHEIKEGDKLVLYYWSANRDESVFTDPERFDILRDPNPHVGFGGPGPHFCLGAHLARREITVMFRELLRRTPALRASGDPDRLESNFINGIKRLPYTI, encoded by the coding sequence GTGCTCAAGGTCGACGACATCAACCTGACGGACTGGGAGTTCTGGCGGCGGCCGCACGACTACCGGCACGAGGCCTTCAAGGCGCTGCGCTGGCACGCCGGCCTCATCCGCTACGAGGAGCCGGACATCGTCATCGCGCCGCAGGGCCCCGGCTACTACGCGCTGACGCGGCACGCCGACGTCGTCGAGGCGTCCCGCCGCCCGCAGGACTTCTGCTCCGGCCGGGGGGCCATCAGCATCCCGGACATGCCGGGCGACATGCACGAGTACTTCGGCTCGATGATCAGCATGGACGACCCCCGGCACGCCAAGATCAGGCGGATCGTGTCCCGGGCGTTCTCCCCGCGCATGATCCAGCGGTTCGAGGACCGGGTCGAGGCGGTCGCGGGCCAGATCGTCGAGAACGTGGCGGCGGGCGGCGGCACGGGCGACTTCGTCGCCGACGTCGCCGCCCGGCTCCCCCTGAAGATCATCTGCGACATGATGGGCATCGCCGAGGACCAGTACAGGACCGTCCTGGACGCCACGAACGTCATCCTCGCGGGCAACGACCCCGAGTTCATCCCGACGGCGGAGCCGGAGCAGATGGCGATGGCCCTGCTCGGCGCCGGGGAGACGCTGCGCGGCCTCGTCGAGGACCTCGGGCGGCAGCGCCGCGCGAACCCCACCGACGACCTCACCTCCGCCCTGGTGAACGCCAACCTCGACGGCGAGTCGCTCACCGACCAGGAGCTCGGCTCGTTCTTCATCCTGCTGGTCGTCGCCGGCAACGAGACCACCCGCAACGCGATCGCGCACGGCCTCGACCTGTTCACCCGCAACCCCGGCCAGCGGGCCCTGCTCACCGAGGACTTCGACGGCCGCATGCCCGGCGCGGTCGAGGAGATCGTCCGGTACGTCTCGCCGGTCATCTGGATGCGCAGGACCGCGACCCGCGACACCGTGCTGAACGAGCACGAGATCAAGGAGGGCGACAAGCTCGTCCTCTACTACTGGTCCGCCAACCGGGACGAGTCGGTCTTCACCGACCCGGAGCGGTTCGACATCCTGCGCGACCCGAACCCGCACGTCGGCTTCGGCGGGCCCGGGCCGCACTTCTGCCTCGGCGCGCACCTGGCCAGGCGCGAGATCACCGTGATGTTCCGCGAACTGCTGCGCCGCACGCCCGCCCTCCGCGCCTCCGGCGACCCCGACCGCCTGGAGTCCAACTTCATCAACGGGATCAAGCGCCTGCCCTACACGATCTGA
- a CDS encoding FAD-binding oxidoreductase, with the protein MTELAVKGDHQQAVEALRRSYEAIPEGTAVRLAKRTSNLFRWRDPSAAPGLDVSGFDKVLGVDPDERTAQVQGMTTYEDLVDATLPHGLMPTVVPQLKTITLGGAVTGLGIESTSFRDGLPHEGVLELEVLTGDGRIVTATRDNEHQDLFYGFPNSYGTLGYSLRLKIELRPVRPYVRLRHLRFTDAAELARVLGEITESGTFEDETVDFMDGTVFGADEQYITLGFFADSAPYTSDYTGQKIYYRSIRQRSVDFLTIRDYIWRWDTDWFWCSGAFGVQNPTVRRLWPDKFKRSDVYRKLVAYDRRYHIVARAERWRGLRPREDVIQDIEVPVERLPEFLEFFHDKVGMSPIWLCPLRAKERWPLYPLDVGRPYVNAGFWGTVRIPPGQIPEYHNRLIERKVAALDGHKSLYSTAFYGRDEFWKYYDGESYRRLKGVYDPRGRLLDLYDKCVRGR; encoded by the coding sequence ATGACGGAGCTTGCGGTCAAGGGCGATCACCAGCAGGCGGTGGAGGCGCTCAGGAGGTCCTACGAGGCCATCCCGGAGGGCACTGCGGTGCGGCTGGCCAAGCGGACCTCGAACCTGTTCCGGTGGCGCGACCCCTCGGCGGCGCCCGGCCTGGACGTCTCCGGCTTCGACAAGGTGCTGGGCGTCGACCCGGACGAGCGGACCGCGCAGGTCCAGGGCATGACGACCTACGAGGACCTGGTCGACGCGACGCTGCCGCACGGACTGATGCCGACGGTCGTCCCCCAGCTGAAGACGATCACGCTGGGCGGGGCGGTGACCGGGCTCGGCATCGAGTCGACGTCGTTCCGGGACGGGCTGCCCCACGAGGGCGTCCTGGAGCTGGAGGTCCTCACCGGCGACGGGCGGATCGTCACGGCCACGCGCGACAACGAGCACCAGGACCTGTTCTACGGCTTCCCGAACTCCTACGGGACGCTCGGCTACAGCCTCCGGTTGAAGATCGAGCTGCGCCCCGTCCGGCCCTATGTCCGGCTGCGGCACCTGCGGTTCACCGACGCGGCCGAGCTCGCCCGCGTCCTGGGGGAGATCACCGAGTCCGGGACGTTCGAGGACGAGACCGTCGACTTCATGGACGGGACGGTCTTCGGCGCGGACGAGCAGTACATCACGCTCGGCTTCTTCGCCGACTCCGCGCCCTACACCTCGGACTACACCGGCCAGAAGATCTACTACAGGTCGATCCGGCAGCGGTCCGTCGACTTCCTCACGATCCGCGACTACATCTGGCGCTGGGACACCGACTGGTTCTGGTGCTCGGGCGCGTTCGGCGTGCAGAACCCGACCGTCCGGCGGCTGTGGCCCGACAAGTTCAAGCGCTCCGACGTGTACCGCAAGCTGGTCGCCTACGACCGCCGGTACCACATCGTCGCCCGGGCGGAGCGGTGGCGGGGGCTGCGGCCGCGCGAGGACGTCATCCAGGACATCGAGGTGCCGGTCGAACGGCTTCCGGAGTTCCTGGAGTTCTTCCACGACAAGGTCGGCATGAGCCCGATCTGGCTGTGCCCGCTGCGTGCGAAGGAACGGTGGCCGCTGTACCCGCTCGACGTGGGCCGCCCCTACGTGAACGCCGGTTTCTGGGGGACGGTGCGGATCCCGCCGGGGCAGATCCCCGAGTACCACAACCGGCTCATCGAGCGTAAGGTCGCGGCCCTCGACGGCCACAAGTCCCTCTACTCGACCGCCTTCTACGGCCGGGACGAGTTCTGGAAGTACTACGACGGGGAGAGCTACCGGCGGCTCAAGGGGGTCTACGACCCGCGCGGGCGGCTGCTGGACCTCTACGACAAGTGCGTGCGCGGACGCTGA
- a CDS encoding DUF4267 domain-containing protein translates to MLTPVAYGLAVVLALFVLFIGARFLLSPRPAAAGYGVPAKPDGDAAYLEIKGLRDLTFGILGLALIAFADAHAVGWYMLVVAIAPFGDCLIVLRHGGTKAAAFGIHFATAVIVLVSAALLFAL, encoded by the coding sequence ATGCTCACCCCTGTCGCCTATGGCCTGGCCGTCGTGCTCGCCCTGTTCGTCCTCTTCATCGGCGCGCGGTTCCTCCTCTCGCCCCGCCCGGCCGCCGCCGGCTACGGCGTGCCCGCCAAGCCCGACGGCGACGCCGCGTACCTGGAGATCAAAGGCCTGCGCGACCTGACGTTCGGCATCCTCGGCCTCGCCTTGATCGCTTTCGCCGACGCCCACGCCGTGGGCTGGTACATGCTGGTCGTGGCCATCGCGCCGTTCGGCGACTGCCTGATCGTGCTGCGCCACGGCGGCACCAAGGCCGCCGCGTTCGGCATCCACTTCGCCACCGCCGTGATCGTGCTCGTCAGCGCGGCCCTGCTGTTCGCCCTCTGA
- a CDS encoding TetR/AcrR family transcriptional regulator, which yields MSIQGRRERERAEREKLIITAARELAESEGWDAVTTRRLAAEIEYSQPVLYSHFKGKGAIMAAVAVEGCAELAGELRQARTAAAAPAEALADVAAAYTDFAERRPALYDVMFVRDVDLPFATPEAPPALQEAFGELRETVRPFAGEDDVDVLTETFWSGMHGLLTLMRDGRMHREHHERRMAVLLSRFSA from the coding sequence ATGTCGATCCAGGGGCGCCGGGAGCGCGAGCGGGCGGAACGCGAGAAGCTGATCATCACGGCGGCGCGGGAGCTGGCCGAGAGCGAGGGGTGGGACGCGGTGACGACGCGCCGGCTCGCCGCGGAGATCGAGTACAGCCAGCCCGTCCTCTACAGCCACTTCAAGGGCAAGGGCGCCATCATGGCGGCCGTCGCGGTCGAGGGGTGCGCCGAGCTCGCGGGGGAGCTGCGGCAGGCGCGCACCGCGGCCGCCGCGCCCGCCGAGGCGCTCGCGGACGTCGCGGCGGCCTACACGGACTTCGCGGAGCGCAGGCCCGCCCTCTACGACGTGATGTTCGTCAGGGACGTCGACCTGCCGTTCGCGACCCCCGAGGCGCCGCCCGCGCTCCAGGAGGCCTTCGGCGAGCTGCGCGAGACCGTCCGGCCGTTCGCGGGCGAGGACGACGTGGACGTGCTCACCGAGACGTTCTGGAGCGGCATGCACGGCCTGCTCACCCTGATGCGCGACGGGCGGATGCACCGCGAGCACCACGAGCGGCGCATGGCCGTCCTGCTCAGCCGCTTCTCCGCCTGA
- a CDS encoding alpha/beta fold hydrolase has translation MGDITTGSVNANGLDFGYLTAGPQDGPLALLLHGFPDSPHTWRHLMPELAAAGYRAVAPFMRGYAPTSVPADGAYQGGALTADAIALHEALGGGPDAVLVGHDWGAFATYGAANAAPDRWRKAVAMSVPPISVLTTAFFDYEQLKRSFYIFVFQTPLAEPAFGRAFVEGLWRDWSPDDGRDRSGDVDRVMECLGAPDNAAAAIGYYRAMLDPSRHIDRYAAEQQATTATGERPVLYLHGAEDGCLTADAVDLDAVRAALPPGSRAERIGGAGHFLQLDRPAEVNERVLSWLAS, from the coding sequence ATGGGCGACATCACGACCGGATCGGTCAACGCGAACGGGCTCGACTTCGGATACCTCACCGCCGGCCCCCAGGACGGGCCCCTGGCGCTGCTGCTGCACGGCTTCCCCGACTCCCCGCACACCTGGCGGCACCTCATGCCGGAGCTGGCCGCCGCCGGCTACCGCGCCGTGGCGCCCTTCATGCGCGGCTACGCCCCCACGTCCGTCCCCGCGGACGGCGCGTACCAGGGCGGCGCCCTCACCGCCGACGCCATCGCCCTGCACGAGGCGCTCGGCGGCGGCCCCGACGCGGTTCTCGTCGGCCACGACTGGGGCGCCTTCGCCACCTACGGCGCCGCCAACGCCGCTCCCGACCGCTGGCGCAAGGCGGTCGCCATGTCCGTCCCGCCCATCTCGGTGCTGACGACCGCGTTCTTCGACTACGAGCAGCTCAAGCGCTCCTTCTACATCTTCGTCTTCCAGACGCCGCTCGCCGAGCCGGCGTTCGGCCGCGCGTTCGTCGAAGGTCTGTGGCGCGACTGGTCGCCCGACGACGGCCGTGACCGGTCCGGCGACGTCGACCGCGTGATGGAGTGCCTCGGCGCGCCGGACAACGCCGCGGCGGCGATCGGGTACTACCGCGCCATGCTCGACCCGTCCCGGCACATCGACCGGTACGCGGCCGAGCAGCAGGCGACCACCGCCACGGGCGAGCGCCCCGTGCTCTATCTGCACGGCGCCGAGGACGGCTGCCTCACCGCGGACGCGGTGGACCTCGACGCCGTCCGGGCCGCCCTCCCGCCGGGGTCGCGGGCCGAGCGGATCGGCGGCGCCGGCCACTTCCTCCAGCTGGACCGCCCCGCCGAGGTGAACGAGCGCGTCCTCAGCTGGCTGGCGTCCTGA
- a CDS encoding GMC family oxidoreductase, with protein MEHDYVIVGAGSAGCALAARLSEDDSVTVALLEAGGPDDRNEIHIPAAFPKLFKTECDWDYSTAAQPELAGRELYWPRGRMLGGSSSLNAMMWVRGHYDDYDDWDVPGWSYEDVVPYFKRVEGRVGSNRGDVYGTSGPVTISEQRSPNVTTRAFLEACAAAGLNRLPELNGPSNEGYALTPVSQRRGRRCSAADAYLRPARGRPNLTVVTGAQVSRILIEDGRATGVEYGGERVTARREVVLAAGAVGSPHLLMLSGVGDPEHLRSAGVEPVVESPEVGRHLQDHLSVGVVRHCPMKVTLAGAESLPNIARYLLARRGPFTSNVGEAVVFTKSAPALHAPDLELIFAPAPYVAHGLTPPTEHGVTLGVVLLRPESSGRVSLASADPAAPPVIDPGYLTEESDLRRLMHGVRRAEELLAADALRPYVGDVMEPYAGADDEEALAAYVRGHSETLYHPTGTCRMGTDAGSVVDPDLRVRGVEGLRVADVSVLPEITRGHTGAPAIMIGEKAADLIRTPAS; from the coding sequence ATGGAACACGACTATGTCATCGTCGGCGCCGGGTCCGCGGGGTGCGCGCTGGCCGCTCGCCTCTCCGAGGACGACTCCGTCACCGTCGCCCTCCTGGAGGCGGGCGGCCCGGACGACAGGAACGAGATCCACATCCCGGCCGCGTTCCCGAAGCTCTTCAAGACCGAGTGTGACTGGGACTACAGCACCGCAGCGCAGCCCGAGCTGGCCGGGCGCGAGCTGTACTGGCCGCGGGGGCGGATGCTCGGCGGATCGTCCTCGCTGAACGCGATGATGTGGGTGCGCGGCCACTACGACGACTACGACGACTGGGACGTTCCCGGCTGGTCGTACGAGGACGTCGTCCCGTACTTCAAGCGCGTGGAGGGGCGCGTCGGCAGCAACAGGGGCGACGTGTACGGCACGTCCGGCCCGGTCACGATCTCCGAGCAGCGCAGCCCGAACGTGACGACGCGGGCGTTCCTGGAGGCGTGCGCCGCCGCCGGCCTCAACAGGCTGCCCGAGCTGAACGGCCCGTCCAACGAGGGGTACGCGCTCACGCCGGTCAGCCAGCGGCGCGGCAGGCGGTGCAGCGCGGCCGACGCCTACCTTCGCCCCGCGCGGGGGCGCCCCAACCTGACCGTCGTGACCGGCGCGCAGGTGTCGCGGATCCTGATCGAGGACGGCCGCGCGACCGGCGTGGAGTACGGCGGCGAGCGCGTCACGGCGCGCCGCGAGGTCGTCCTGGCCGCGGGCGCGGTCGGGTCGCCGCACCTGCTGATGCTGTCCGGCGTCGGCGACCCCGAGCACCTGCGGAGCGCCGGCGTGGAGCCGGTCGTGGAGTCACCCGAGGTGGGGCGCCACCTCCAGGACCACCTGTCGGTCGGCGTCGTCCGGCACTGCCCCATGAAGGTCACGCTCGCGGGCGCGGAGTCGCTGCCGAACATCGCCCGCTACCTGCTCGCGCGGCGCGGGCCGTTCACCTCCAACGTCGGCGAGGCGGTCGTCTTCACCAAGAGCGCCCCCGCCCTGCACGCCCCCGACCTCGAACTGATCTTCGCGCCGGCCCCCTACGTCGCGCACGGGCTCACGCCGCCGACCGAGCACGGCGTGACGCTCGGCGTCGTGCTGCTGCGGCCCGAGTCGTCCGGGCGCGTCTCGCTCGCCTCGGCCGACCCGGCGGCCCCGCCGGTGATCGACCCCGGCTACCTGACGGAGGAGAGCGACCTGCGGCGCCTGATGCACGGCGTCCGGCGCGCGGAGGAGCTGTTGGCCGCCGACGCGCTCAGGCCCTACGTCGGCGACGTCATGGAGCCCTACGCGGGGGCGGACGACGAGGAGGCGCTGGCCGCCTACGTCCGGGGGCACTCCGAGACGCTCTACCACCCGACCGGCACGTGCCGGATGGGCACCGACGCCGGCTCGGTCGTCGACCCGGACCTGCGCGTCCGAGGCGTCGAGGGCCTTCGCGTCGCGGACGTGTCGGTCCTGCCGGAGATCACCCGGGGCCACACGGGCGCCCCCGCCATCATGATCGGCGAGAAGGCCGCCGACCTGATCAGGACGCCAGCCAGCTGA
- a CDS encoding class I SAM-dependent methyltransferase yields the protein MTLARVFEQLAGAEAPVEFTAYDGSRAGVPGADIRFDVRSPYAVSYLLHSPGALGLARAYVTGMIDVNGDMITALTTMQQVLSDVTPRDKARIAGGVLRDPLLRAAASRRLDPPPQEAPFSRIPAWLRHSKKRDARAISHHYDVSNTFYEWVLGPSMAYTCACYPHEGATLEEAQFTKHDLVAKKLGLKPGMRLLDVGCGWGGMVMHAAKEYGVKALGVTLSKQQAEWAQKAIADRGLSDLAEVRHMDYRDVAETGFDAVSSIGLTEHIGKKNLPAYFSFLHGKLKKGGRMLNHTITRPDNTSPSRKENGFINRYVFPDGELEGPGYVQCQMNDAGFEIRHQENLREHYARTLTGWCENLDAHWDEAVAEVGEGTARVWRVYMAGCVLGFNQNWIQLHQTLGVKLEDDGTSRMPLRPDWGS from the coding sequence ATGACGCTGGCCAGGGTCTTCGAGCAGCTCGCCGGGGCTGAGGCGCCAGTGGAGTTCACGGCCTACGACGGATCGCGGGCGGGAGTGCCCGGCGCCGACATCCGTTTCGACGTGCGCTCACCGTACGCGGTCTCGTACCTGCTGCACTCGCCGGGCGCGCTGGGGCTCGCCCGCGCCTACGTCACCGGCATGATCGACGTGAACGGCGACATGATCACCGCGCTGACCACGATGCAGCAGGTGCTCAGCGATGTGACGCCGCGCGACAAGGCGAGGATCGCCGGCGGGGTGCTGCGCGATCCGCTGCTGCGCGCGGCGGCGTCGCGCCGGCTGGACCCGCCGCCGCAGGAGGCGCCCTTCAGCCGCATCCCGGCGTGGCTGCGGCACTCCAAGAAGCGGGACGCGCGGGCCATCTCCCACCACTACGACGTGTCCAACACCTTCTACGAGTGGGTGCTCGGCCCCTCCATGGCCTACACCTGCGCGTGCTACCCGCATGAGGGGGCCACGCTGGAGGAGGCGCAGTTCACCAAGCACGACCTGGTGGCCAAGAAGCTCGGGCTGAAGCCCGGGATGCGGCTGCTGGACGTCGGCTGCGGCTGGGGCGGCATGGTGATGCACGCCGCGAAGGAGTACGGCGTCAAGGCGCTCGGGGTCACGCTGTCCAAGCAGCAGGCCGAGTGGGCGCAGAAGGCCATCGCCGACCGGGGCCTGTCCGACCTCGCGGAGGTCCGGCACATGGACTACCGCGACGTGGCCGAGACGGGCTTCGACGCGGTCAGCTCCATCGGCCTGACCGAGCACATCGGGAAGAAGAACCTTCCGGCCTACTTCTCCTTCCTCCACGGGAAGCTGAAGAAGGGCGGGCGGATGCTGAACCACACCATCACGCGTCCGGACAACACGTCCCCGTCCCGCAAGGAGAACGGGTTCATCAACCGGTACGTGTTCCCGGACGGCGAGCTGGAGGGCCCGGGCTACGTCCAGTGCCAGATGAACGACGCGGGGTTCGAGATCCGGCACCAGGAGAACCTGCGCGAGCACTACGCGCGCACGCTCACCGGCTGGTGCGAGAACCTCGACGCGCACTGGGACGAGGCCGTCGCCGAGGTCGGTGAGGGCACCGCCCGCGTGTGGCGCGTCTACATGGCGGGCTGCGTGCTCGGCTTCAACCAGAACTGGATCCAGCTGCACCAGACGCTCGGTGTGAAGCTGGAGGACGACGGCACGAGCCGCATGCCGCTGCGGCCCGACTGGGGTTCGTGA
- a CDS encoding tetratricopeptide repeat protein, with protein sequence MTEYPAGSVEPYERGMEARRGGNLAEAEELLRQAFEAGHPGGAHELGGIAAERGADREAVAWWRRAAEAGLPESAFEVGYAAERDGDLEAAERWYRRSAEGGFSGGALNLGILLENRGDAGEAMDFYRRAWDLGSDKAAFNLGRLYDDDGKGDLEAAETWYTRAAERGNGGAAFNLGFVLQDRGDPAGQVQAWRQAADLGHPKAAYCLGAHFEQAGDVNTAIGWFRRSVQEAGTEQSARRLGALYRLRSDERRARFWTEFPNGLSDYSPEFTMFASAGSAAAIQRQNLLNEAVGDVDITFDVDARVLTAGGRTFHGMTFLGSFSHLSDTWLWAWANPHYGEHVPAVAPLAAVREHGERNAVPELAAGRLDLSGFPEPHQAATTMAIAAAALLGGSGVQSCRVNDGKGSFYFHVADPALPKPEFDPLSATRMMTTAAEVFPTEQRRVVRGFLAHHGCRIRESEEVIEGVAPQGGQVTVAFTPDGLIKAAGAGPAAG encoded by the coding sequence ATGACCGAGTACCCGGCCGGATCAGTCGAACCGTACGAGCGCGGCATGGAGGCCAGGCGCGGAGGGAACCTCGCCGAGGCCGAGGAGCTGCTGCGGCAGGCGTTCGAAGCGGGGCATCCGGGCGGTGCCCACGAGCTCGGCGGCATCGCGGCGGAACGCGGCGCCGACCGGGAGGCGGTGGCGTGGTGGCGGCGGGCCGCCGAGGCGGGGCTGCCGGAGAGCGCCTTCGAGGTCGGCTACGCGGCGGAGCGCGACGGCGACCTGGAGGCCGCCGAACGCTGGTACCGGCGGTCCGCCGAGGGCGGCTTCTCGGGCGGCGCCCTGAACCTGGGCATCCTGCTGGAGAACAGGGGCGACGCCGGCGAGGCCATGGACTTCTACCGCCGGGCCTGGGATCTCGGCTCGGACAAGGCCGCGTTCAACCTCGGCCGGCTGTACGACGACGACGGGAAGGGCGACCTCGAAGCGGCGGAGACCTGGTACACCCGCGCCGCCGAGCGCGGCAACGGCGGCGCCGCGTTCAACCTGGGGTTCGTGCTGCAGGACAGGGGCGACCCCGCGGGTCAGGTCCAGGCGTGGCGGCAGGCCGCCGACCTCGGGCATCCCAAGGCCGCCTACTGCCTCGGCGCGCACTTCGAGCAGGCCGGGGACGTGAACACCGCCATCGGCTGGTTCCGCAGGTCCGTGCAGGAGGCCGGCACCGAGCAGTCCGCCCGCAGGCTCGGCGCCCTCTACCGGCTCCGGAGCGACGAGCGCCGCGCCCGGTTCTGGACGGAGTTCCCGAACGGGCTCAGCGACTACAGCCCGGAGTTCACGATGTTCGCCAGTGCGGGGTCGGCCGCGGCGATCCAGCGGCAGAACCTCCTCAACGAGGCCGTCGGGGACGTCGACATCACCTTCGACGTCGACGCGCGCGTCCTCACCGCGGGCGGCCGCACCTTCCACGGCATGACGTTCCTCGGCAGCTTCTCGCACCTGAGCGACACGTGGCTGTGGGCGTGGGCCAACCCGCACTACGGCGAGCACGTGCCCGCCGTCGCCCCGCTGGCGGCCGTCCGCGAGCACGGCGAGCGCAACGCCGTCCCGGAGTTGGCGGCGGGACGCCTGGACCTGTCCGGTTTCCCCGAACCGCACCAGGCCGCGACCACCATGGCGATCGCCGCCGCCGCGCTGCTCGGCGGCAGCGGCGTGCAGAGCTGCCGCGTGAACGACGGCAAGGGCTCGTTCTACTTCCACGTCGCCGACCCCGCCCTCCCCAAGCCCGAGTTCGACCCGCTCTCGGCGACGCGCATGATGACGACGGCCGCCGAGGTCTTCCCCACCGAGCAGCGCCGCGTCGTCCGCGGCTTCCTCGCCCACCACGGGTGCCGGATCAGGGAGAGCGAGGAGGTCATCGAGGGCGTCGCTCCGCAGGGCGGCCAGGTGACGGTCGCCTTCACCCCCGACGGCCTCATCAAGGCCGCCGGCGCGGGCCCCGCCGCCGGCTGA
- a CDS encoding cupin domain-containing protein, with the protein MSLISPDFDESVIVRSAEAEVIGRSPVTIRLLADSGSTGGALSTQRVTLGAGADGAKPHRHDGSAEMFYMLDGTAQLLSGEQVVTAERGDLVVVPPGLPHAFAAAPGEAADILIVITPGVERFEYFRHLERIAYGKVPPESLLDVQELYDTYFLASEPWEKARA; encoded by the coding sequence ATGTCACTGATCTCACCCGACTTCGACGAGTCCGTGATCGTCCGTTCCGCCGAGGCAGAGGTGATCGGCCGGTCCCCCGTCACCATCCGGCTGCTCGCCGACAGCGGCTCGACCGGCGGCGCGCTGTCCACCCAGCGGGTCACCCTGGGCGCCGGCGCGGACGGCGCGAAACCGCACCGCCACGACGGCTCCGCCGAGATGTTCTACATGCTGGACGGCACCGCGCAGCTGCTCTCCGGCGAGCAGGTGGTGACCGCCGAACGCGGCGACCTCGTCGTCGTGCCGCCCGGCCTGCCGCACGCCTTCGCGGCCGCCCCCGGGGAGGCCGCCGACATCCTCATCGTGATCACCCCGGGCGTCGAGCGGTTCGAGTACTTCCGCCACCTGGAGCGCATCGCCTACGGGAAGGTCCCGCCCGAGAGCCTCCTGGACGTCCAGGAGCTCTACGACACCTACTTCCTCGCCAGCGAGCCCTGGGAGAAGGCGCGCGCCTGA
- a CDS encoding aspartate aminotransferase family protein, whose product MTESDVTSQQHDAMQRAARDHLWMHFARHSAAGGGGEIPVIVRGEGPYVYDSAGRRYLDGLAGLFTVQAGHGREELAQAAAKQAAELAYFPIWSYAHPKAVELAERLAALAPGDLNRVFFTTGGGDAVESAWKLAKHYFKLTGKPGKHKVISRAVAYHGTPHGALSITGLPGLKAPYEPLVPSGFRVPNTNIYRAAEHRDDPEAFGRWAADRIEEVIEFEGADTVAAVFLEPVQNAGGCFPPPPGYFQRVREICDRHDVLLVSDEVICAFGRLGTMFGAQRFGYAPDVITFAKGVTSGYAPLGGMLVADRLFEPFRGGTEMFAHGYTFGGHPVSAAVALANLDLFEREDLTGHVLRNRDAFRSTLERLRDLPIVGDVRGDGYFYGIELVKDQDTRETFDDEESERLLRGFLDKALYEAGLYCRADDRGDPVVQLAPPLICDQGHFDEIEQILRSVLQEAWTRL is encoded by the coding sequence ATGACGGAGTCGGACGTGACCAGCCAGCAGCACGACGCGATGCAGAGGGCGGCGCGCGACCATCTGTGGATGCACTTCGCGCGGCACTCGGCGGCCGGGGGCGGCGGCGAGATCCCGGTGATCGTCCGGGGCGAGGGCCCCTACGTCTACGACTCGGCCGGCCGCCGCTACCTGGACGGCCTCGCCGGGCTCTTCACCGTCCAGGCCGGGCACGGGCGCGAGGAGCTGGCGCAGGCCGCCGCCAAGCAGGCCGCCGAGCTGGCCTACTTCCCGATCTGGTCCTACGCGCACCCGAAGGCCGTCGAGCTGGCCGAGCGGCTCGCCGCCCTCGCCCCCGGCGACCTGAACCGCGTCTTCTTCACCACCGGCGGCGGCGACGCGGTCGAGAGCGCGTGGAAGCTCGCCAAGCACTACTTCAAGCTCACCGGCAAGCCCGGCAAGCACAAGGTGATCAGCCGGGCCGTCGCCTACCACGGCACCCCGCACGGCGCGCTGTCGATCACGGGCCTGCCCGGCCTGAAGGCGCCGTACGAGCCGCTGGTGCCGAGCGGCTTCCGGGTGCCCAACACCAACATCTACCGGGCCGCCGAGCACCGCGACGACCCCGAGGCGTTCGGCCGGTGGGCCGCCGACCGGATCGAGGAGGTCATCGAGTTCGAGGGCGCCGACACCGTCGCCGCCGTGTTCCTGGAGCCGGTGCAGAACGCCGGCGGCTGCTTCCCGCCGCCGCCGGGCTACTTCCAGCGCGTCCGCGAGATCTGCGACCGGCACGACGTCCTGCTGGTGTCGGACGAGGTGATCTGCGCGTTCGGCCGCCTCGGCACGATGTTCGGCGCGCAGCGGTTCGGCTACGCGCCGGACGTCATCACCTTCGCCAAGGGCGTGACGTCGGGATACGCGCCGCTCGGCGGGATGCTCGTGGCGGACCGCCTGTTCGAGCCGTTCAGGGGCGGGACGGAGATGTTCGCGCACGGCTACACGTTCGGCGGGCACCCGGTGTCGGCGGCGGTGGCGCTGGCCAACCTCGACCTGTTCGAGCGCGAGGACCTGACCGGGCATGTCCTGCGCAACCGGGACGCGTTCCGGAGCACGCTGGAGCGGCTGCGCGACCTGCCGATCGTCGGGGACGTGCGCGGTGACGGCTACTTCTACGGCATCGAGCTGGTGAAGGACCAGGACACGCGGGAGACGTTCGACGACGAGGAGTCCGAGCGCCTGCTGCGCGGGTTCCTCGACAAGGCCCTCTACGAGGCGGGCCTGTACTGCCGGGCCGACGACCGCGGCGACCCCGTCGTCCAGCTGGCGCCGCCGCTGATCTGCGACCAGGGGCACTTCGACGAGATCGAGCAGATCCTGCGCTCCGTCCTCCAGGAGGCCTGGACGCGGTTGTGA